Proteins from one Primulina huaijiensis isolate GDHJ02 chromosome 18, ASM1229523v2, whole genome shotgun sequence genomic window:
- the LOC140964833 gene encoding probable LRR receptor-like serine/threonine-protein kinase At1g07650 isoform X1, translating to MSAVLEFLLSFRYTLIIFLCLEARFISGQRNNLPEEEKNALLEIADQLGKKDWDFKLNPCDGNSNWNTSKRADMPWYNNSIICDCSYPDGACHVQKIFLKGQDLAGVLPPSLAKLPYLNTIDLTRNFLSGTIPPEWASTKLEYLSVIVNRLSGPIPKYLGNITTLVYMSLESNQFNGTVPAELGKLINLENLILSDNNLTGELPKELNNLTNLTELRLSSNRFSGNIPSFLSWTQLQMLEMQASGFEGPIHSSISVLKNLTELRISDLNGGASTFPLLRDMTRMNKLMLRSCNLSGEIPGYLKNMPALKILDLSFNSLTGEIPDLEGLNNLQNTYLTQNFLTGSVPEWMKNRDTRYQFDLSYNNFTETSVPSTCRETLNLFKGYNEGKTLELDKCLRSSPCSKDWYSFHVNCGGGGIKIGDTFFDGDEESSGPAKFVHSGENWGASNTGDFWGRNSSMSEYVANNISTLRVNDSGLYTTARLSPISLTYYGRCLANGNYTVKLHFAEIVFRDNRSFQSLGRRMFDVYIQGEQKLKDFDIEKEANGVDKTVIQTFKTTVINKTLEIRFHYAGKGSTAVPNRGTYGPMISAISVKSGNFYHVNFPVHRRNYKISVCVILYSCDVDFKPPSNKRKKILIGTGAALLALFLILLVARFFWWKHRSNKISREQELRGLDLRTGFFTFRQIKAATNNFNSENKIGEGGFGSVYKGTLLDGTVIAVKQLSSKSKQGNHEFVNEVGIISGLHHPNLVKLYGCCIEGNQLLLVYEYMENNSLARALFGPEEWQLDMNWLTRRKICIGIAKGLAFLHEESTLKVVHRDIKANNVLLDKDLNPKISDFGLAKLEEDDNTHIITRVAGTIGYMAPEYALWGHLTYKADVYSFGIVTLELVAGMNNTRFRPSDGYFCLLDWALVLQKRGKLMELVDPRLLPDLDVEETEKLIRIALLCTSPSPALRPTMSEVVSMLQGNVSIQEFNMDPSIYSSELKLNALREKYEYNDSSATVTLVHSNVTEENGSARKCP from the exons ATGTCGGCTGTTCTTGAATTCCTACTTTCGTTCAGGTACACgctgatcatttttctgtgcttgGAAGCAAGATTCATTTCGGGTCAGAGAAATAATCTCCCGGAGGAAGAAA AGAATGCTCTTCTTGAAATAGCTGATCAATTGGGAAAAAAGGACTGGGACTTCAAGCTTAATCCATGTGATGGAAACTCAAACTGGAATACGTCTAAAAGAGCTGATATGCCGTGGTACAACAATTCAATCATCTGTGATTGTTCTTACCCCGATGGAGCATGCCATGTGCAAAAAAT ATTTCTTAAAGGACAGGATTTAGCTGGTGTCCTCCCTCCTTCCCTGGCAAAGCTACCCTATCTAAATACAAT TGATCTTACTCGCAATTTCCTTAGTGGAACGATCCCTCCAGAATGGGCATCTACTAAATTAGAATACCT GTCTGTCATTGTAAACCGCTTATCCGGCCCCATACCGAAATACTTGGGAAACATTACTACACTTGTATATAT GAGTCTGGAGAGCAACCAATTTAATGGGACCGTTCCGGCAGAGCTAGGGAAACTGATCAACTTGGAGAACCT AATCCTAAGTGACAATAATTTAACTGGTGAGTTGCCAAAGGAGCTAAATAATCTAACGAACTTGACAGAACT TAGGCTAAGCAGCAATCGCTTCTCTGGAAACATACCAAGTTTTCTAAGTTGGACACAACTCCAAATGTT AGAGATGCAGGCCAGTGGTTTTGAAGGACCGATTCATTCTAGTATTTCGGTTTTGAAGAATTTAACTGAACT AAGAATCAGTGACTTGAATGGAGGAGCTTCGACGTTTCCATTGTTGAGAGACATGACAAGAATGAACAAATT GATGTTAAGGAGCTGCAATTTATCTGGGGAAATTCCGGGATACTTGAAAAATATGCCAGCTTTGAAAATATT GGATCTGAGTTTTAACAGCTTGACAGGAGAGATTCCAGATCTTGAAGGCCTCAACAACCTACAGAACAC GTATCTGACGCAAAACTTTCTTACGGGGTCGGTTCCTGAGTGGATGAAGAACAGAGACACGAGATA CCAGTTTGATCTCTCTTACAATAATTTCACGGAGACCTCTGTGCCCTCAACTTGTCGGGAAACTTT GAACTTGTTCAAAGGCTATAACGAAGGAAAAACTTT AGAGCTTGACAAATGCCTGAGAAGTTCTCCTTGTTCAAAGG ATTGGTACTCATTTCATGTTAACTGCGGTGGTGGAGGGATTAAGATTGGAGACACCTTTTTTGATGGAGATGAAGAATCGTCAGGTCCTGCGAAATTCGTCCACTCTGGAGAAAACTGGGGAGCGAGTAATACTGGAGACTTTTGGGGCCGTAATTCAAGCATGAGTGAATATGTAGCAAATAATATATCCACTCTCAGAGTAAATGACTCAGGACTGTACACGACTGCTCGCCTTTCTCCTATATCTCTCACTTATTATGGACGTTGCTTAGCAAATGGAAACTACACTGTTAAACTTCACTTTGCAGAGATAGTTTTCAGGGATAACCGTTCATTTCAAAGTTTGGGTAGACGGATGTTTGATGTGTATATTCAG GGTGAACAAAAACTGAAGGATTTTGATATAGAGAAAGAGGCAAATGGAGTTGACAAAACTGTCATACAAACATTTAAGACGACGGTAATAAATAAAACTCTGGAGATTAGATTTCATTATGCTGGGAAGGGATCAACAGCAGTACCAAATCGAGGAACTTATGGCCCTATGATATCTGCTATTTCTGTGAAATCCGGTAATTTCTATCATGTGAATTTTCCAGTACATAGAAGGAACTACAAGATTTCAGTATGTGTCATTCTGTATTCCTGTGATGTAGATTTCAAGCCCCCatctaataaaagaaaaaagatattAATCGGAACCGGAGCAGCTCTTCTGGCCTTATTTCTCATTCTCTTAGTTGCCCGTTTCTTTTGGTGGAAACACCGTAGCAACAAGATATCAAGGGAACAAG AGCTAAGAGGATTAGATCTGCGCACTGGTTTTTTTACTTTTAGGCAAATCAAAGCAGCCACCAACAACTTCAATTCTGAAAACAAAATTGGGGAAGGTGGTTTTGGATCTGTCTACAAG GGCACATTATTGGATGGTACAGTAATTGCTGTAAAGCAGCTTTCTTCCAAGTCAAAGCAAGGGAACCACGAATTTGTAAATGAAGTGGGGATAATATCTGGTTTACATCATCCAAATCTTGTGAAATTGTATGGATGCTGTATTGAAGGAAACCAATTACTACTAGTGTACGAATACATGGAGAACAACAGCCTCGCTCGTGCTCTATTTG GACCAGAAGAATGGCAGTTGGATATGAATTGGTTGACGAGGCGAAAAATATGCATTGGCATAGCAAAAGGCTTGGCATTTTTGCACGAAGAATCAACTTTGAAAGTTGTCCATAGAGATATCAAAGCAAACAATGTTCTTCTGGACAAAGATCTCAATCctaaaatttcagattttggaTTAGCCAAACTTGAAGAAGATGACAACACTCACATCATCACTAGAGTCGCTGGAACTAT TGGATACATGGCTCCTGAATATGCACTATGGGGTCATCTAACCTACAAAGCAGATGTATACAGTTTTGGTATTGTCACACTGGAACTTGTTGCTGGAATGAACAATACCAGATTTCGTCCCAGTGATGGTTACTTTTGTCTTCTCGACTGG GCTCTTGTTCTACAGAAAAGAGGAAAACTTATGGAGTTAGTGGATCCAAGATTGCTTCCAGACCTTGATGTGGAAGAAACAGAGAAGTTGATCAGGATTGCACTCTTATGCACTAGTCCGTCTCCAGCACTCAGGCCTACAATGTCTGAGGTAGTTAGCATGTTACAAGGTAACGTCAGCATTCAGGAGTTTAACATGGATCCATCCATTTATAGTAGTGAATTGAAGCTTAACGCACTTAGAGAAAAATACGAGTACAACGATTCAAGTGCAACTGTGACCCTTGTTCATTCAAATGTGACCGAAGAAAatggtagtgccagaaaatgtCCCTGA
- the LOC140964833 gene encoding probable LRR receptor-like serine/threonine-protein kinase At1g07650 isoform X3, protein MSAVLEFLLSFRYTLIIFLCLEARFISGQRNNLPEEEKNALLEIADQLGKKDWDFKLNPCDGNSNWNTSKRADMPWYNNSIICDCSYPDGACHVQKIFLKGQDLAGVLPPSLAKLPYLNTIDLTRNFLSGTIPPEWASTKLEYLSVIVNRLSGPIPKYLGNITTLVYMSLESNQFNGTVPAELGKLINLENLILSDNNLTGELPKELNNLTNLTELRLSSNRFSGNIPSFLSWTQLQMLEMQASGFEGPIHSSISVLKNLTELRISDLNGGASTFPLLRDMTRMNKLMLRSCNLSGEIPGYLKNMPALKILDLSFNSLTGEIPDLEGLNNLQNTYLTQNFLTGSVPEWMKNRDTRYQFDLSYNNFTETSVPSTCRETLNLFKGYNEGKTLELDKCLRSSPCSKDWYSFHVNCGGGGIKIGDTFFDGDEESSGPAKFVHSGENWGASNTGDFWGRNSSMSEYVANNISTLRVNDSGLYTTARLSPISLTYYGRCLANGNYTVKLHFAEIVFRDNRSFQSLGRRMFDVYIQGEQKLKDFDIEKEANGVDKTVIQTFKTTVINKTLEIRFHYAGKGSTAVPNRGTYGPMISAISVKSDFKPPSNKRKKILIGTGAALLALFLILLVARFFWWKHRSNKISREQELRGLDLRTGFFTFRQIKAATNNFNSENKIGEGGFGSVYKGTLLDGTVIAVKQLSSKSKQGNHEFVNEVGIISGLHHPNLVKLYGCCIEGNQLLLVYEYMENNSLARALFGPEEWQLDMNWLTRRKICIGIAKGLAFLHEESTLKVVHRDIKANNVLLDKDLNPKISDFGLAKLEEDDNTHIITRVAGTIGYMAPEYALWGHLTYKADVYSFGIVTLELVAGMNNTRFRPSDGYFCLLDWALVLQKRGKLMELVDPRLLPDLDVEETEKLIRIALLCTSPSPALRPTMSEVVSMLQGNVSIQEFNMDPSIYSSELKLNALREKYEYNDSSATVTLVHSNVTEENGSARKCP, encoded by the exons ATGTCGGCTGTTCTTGAATTCCTACTTTCGTTCAGGTACACgctgatcatttttctgtgcttgGAAGCAAGATTCATTTCGGGTCAGAGAAATAATCTCCCGGAGGAAGAAA AGAATGCTCTTCTTGAAATAGCTGATCAATTGGGAAAAAAGGACTGGGACTTCAAGCTTAATCCATGTGATGGAAACTCAAACTGGAATACGTCTAAAAGAGCTGATATGCCGTGGTACAACAATTCAATCATCTGTGATTGTTCTTACCCCGATGGAGCATGCCATGTGCAAAAAAT ATTTCTTAAAGGACAGGATTTAGCTGGTGTCCTCCCTCCTTCCCTGGCAAAGCTACCCTATCTAAATACAAT TGATCTTACTCGCAATTTCCTTAGTGGAACGATCCCTCCAGAATGGGCATCTACTAAATTAGAATACCT GTCTGTCATTGTAAACCGCTTATCCGGCCCCATACCGAAATACTTGGGAAACATTACTACACTTGTATATAT GAGTCTGGAGAGCAACCAATTTAATGGGACCGTTCCGGCAGAGCTAGGGAAACTGATCAACTTGGAGAACCT AATCCTAAGTGACAATAATTTAACTGGTGAGTTGCCAAAGGAGCTAAATAATCTAACGAACTTGACAGAACT TAGGCTAAGCAGCAATCGCTTCTCTGGAAACATACCAAGTTTTCTAAGTTGGACACAACTCCAAATGTT AGAGATGCAGGCCAGTGGTTTTGAAGGACCGATTCATTCTAGTATTTCGGTTTTGAAGAATTTAACTGAACT AAGAATCAGTGACTTGAATGGAGGAGCTTCGACGTTTCCATTGTTGAGAGACATGACAAGAATGAACAAATT GATGTTAAGGAGCTGCAATTTATCTGGGGAAATTCCGGGATACTTGAAAAATATGCCAGCTTTGAAAATATT GGATCTGAGTTTTAACAGCTTGACAGGAGAGATTCCAGATCTTGAAGGCCTCAACAACCTACAGAACAC GTATCTGACGCAAAACTTTCTTACGGGGTCGGTTCCTGAGTGGATGAAGAACAGAGACACGAGATA CCAGTTTGATCTCTCTTACAATAATTTCACGGAGACCTCTGTGCCCTCAACTTGTCGGGAAACTTT GAACTTGTTCAAAGGCTATAACGAAGGAAAAACTTT AGAGCTTGACAAATGCCTGAGAAGTTCTCCTTGTTCAAAGG ATTGGTACTCATTTCATGTTAACTGCGGTGGTGGAGGGATTAAGATTGGAGACACCTTTTTTGATGGAGATGAAGAATCGTCAGGTCCTGCGAAATTCGTCCACTCTGGAGAAAACTGGGGAGCGAGTAATACTGGAGACTTTTGGGGCCGTAATTCAAGCATGAGTGAATATGTAGCAAATAATATATCCACTCTCAGAGTAAATGACTCAGGACTGTACACGACTGCTCGCCTTTCTCCTATATCTCTCACTTATTATGGACGTTGCTTAGCAAATGGAAACTACACTGTTAAACTTCACTTTGCAGAGATAGTTTTCAGGGATAACCGTTCATTTCAAAGTTTGGGTAGACGGATGTTTGATGTGTATATTCAG GGTGAACAAAAACTGAAGGATTTTGATATAGAGAAAGAGGCAAATGGAGTTGACAAAACTGTCATACAAACATTTAAGACGACGGTAATAAATAAAACTCTGGAGATTAGATTTCATTATGCTGGGAAGGGATCAACAGCAGTACCAAATCGAGGAACTTATGGCCCTATGATATCTGCTATTTCTGTGAAATCCG ATTTCAAGCCCCCatctaataaaagaaaaaagatattAATCGGAACCGGAGCAGCTCTTCTGGCCTTATTTCTCATTCTCTTAGTTGCCCGTTTCTTTTGGTGGAAACACCGTAGCAACAAGATATCAAGGGAACAAG AGCTAAGAGGATTAGATCTGCGCACTGGTTTTTTTACTTTTAGGCAAATCAAAGCAGCCACCAACAACTTCAATTCTGAAAACAAAATTGGGGAAGGTGGTTTTGGATCTGTCTACAAG GGCACATTATTGGATGGTACAGTAATTGCTGTAAAGCAGCTTTCTTCCAAGTCAAAGCAAGGGAACCACGAATTTGTAAATGAAGTGGGGATAATATCTGGTTTACATCATCCAAATCTTGTGAAATTGTATGGATGCTGTATTGAAGGAAACCAATTACTACTAGTGTACGAATACATGGAGAACAACAGCCTCGCTCGTGCTCTATTTG GACCAGAAGAATGGCAGTTGGATATGAATTGGTTGACGAGGCGAAAAATATGCATTGGCATAGCAAAAGGCTTGGCATTTTTGCACGAAGAATCAACTTTGAAAGTTGTCCATAGAGATATCAAAGCAAACAATGTTCTTCTGGACAAAGATCTCAATCctaaaatttcagattttggaTTAGCCAAACTTGAAGAAGATGACAACACTCACATCATCACTAGAGTCGCTGGAACTAT TGGATACATGGCTCCTGAATATGCACTATGGGGTCATCTAACCTACAAAGCAGATGTATACAGTTTTGGTATTGTCACACTGGAACTTGTTGCTGGAATGAACAATACCAGATTTCGTCCCAGTGATGGTTACTTTTGTCTTCTCGACTGG GCTCTTGTTCTACAGAAAAGAGGAAAACTTATGGAGTTAGTGGATCCAAGATTGCTTCCAGACCTTGATGTGGAAGAAACAGAGAAGTTGATCAGGATTGCACTCTTATGCACTAGTCCGTCTCCAGCACTCAGGCCTACAATGTCTGAGGTAGTTAGCATGTTACAAGGTAACGTCAGCATTCAGGAGTTTAACATGGATCCATCCATTTATAGTAGTGAATTGAAGCTTAACGCACTTAGAGAAAAATACGAGTACAACGATTCAAGTGCAACTGTGACCCTTGTTCATTCAAATGTGACCGAAGAAAatggtagtgccagaaaatgtCCCTGA
- the LOC140964833 gene encoding probable LRR receptor-like serine/threonine-protein kinase At1g07650 isoform X2 has translation MSAVLEFLLSFRYTLIIFLCLEARFISGQRNNLPEEEKNALLEIADQLGKKDWDFKLNPCDGNSNWNTSKRADMPWYNNSIICDCSYPDGACHVQKIFLKGQDLAGVLPPSLAKLPYLNTIDLTRNFLSGTIPPEWASTKLEYLSVIVNRLSGPIPKYLGNITTLVYMSLESNQFNGTVPAELGKLINLENLILSDNNLTGELPKELNNLTNLTELLSSNRFSGNIPSFLSWTQLQMLEMQASGFEGPIHSSISVLKNLTELRISDLNGGASTFPLLRDMTRMNKLMLRSCNLSGEIPGYLKNMPALKILDLSFNSLTGEIPDLEGLNNLQNTYLTQNFLTGSVPEWMKNRDTRYQFDLSYNNFTETSVPSTCRETLNLFKGYNEGKTLELDKCLRSSPCSKDWYSFHVNCGGGGIKIGDTFFDGDEESSGPAKFVHSGENWGASNTGDFWGRNSSMSEYVANNISTLRVNDSGLYTTARLSPISLTYYGRCLANGNYTVKLHFAEIVFRDNRSFQSLGRRMFDVYIQGEQKLKDFDIEKEANGVDKTVIQTFKTTVINKTLEIRFHYAGKGSTAVPNRGTYGPMISAISVKSGNFYHVNFPVHRRNYKISVCVILYSCDVDFKPPSNKRKKILIGTGAALLALFLILLVARFFWWKHRSNKISREQELRGLDLRTGFFTFRQIKAATNNFNSENKIGEGGFGSVYKGTLLDGTVIAVKQLSSKSKQGNHEFVNEVGIISGLHHPNLVKLYGCCIEGNQLLLVYEYMENNSLARALFGPEEWQLDMNWLTRRKICIGIAKGLAFLHEESTLKVVHRDIKANNVLLDKDLNPKISDFGLAKLEEDDNTHIITRVAGTIGYMAPEYALWGHLTYKADVYSFGIVTLELVAGMNNTRFRPSDGYFCLLDWALVLQKRGKLMELVDPRLLPDLDVEETEKLIRIALLCTSPSPALRPTMSEVVSMLQGNVSIQEFNMDPSIYSSELKLNALREKYEYNDSSATVTLVHSNVTEENGSARKCP, from the exons ATGTCGGCTGTTCTTGAATTCCTACTTTCGTTCAGGTACACgctgatcatttttctgtgcttgGAAGCAAGATTCATTTCGGGTCAGAGAAATAATCTCCCGGAGGAAGAAA AGAATGCTCTTCTTGAAATAGCTGATCAATTGGGAAAAAAGGACTGGGACTTCAAGCTTAATCCATGTGATGGAAACTCAAACTGGAATACGTCTAAAAGAGCTGATATGCCGTGGTACAACAATTCAATCATCTGTGATTGTTCTTACCCCGATGGAGCATGCCATGTGCAAAAAAT ATTTCTTAAAGGACAGGATTTAGCTGGTGTCCTCCCTCCTTCCCTGGCAAAGCTACCCTATCTAAATACAAT TGATCTTACTCGCAATTTCCTTAGTGGAACGATCCCTCCAGAATGGGCATCTACTAAATTAGAATACCT GTCTGTCATTGTAAACCGCTTATCCGGCCCCATACCGAAATACTTGGGAAACATTACTACACTTGTATATAT GAGTCTGGAGAGCAACCAATTTAATGGGACCGTTCCGGCAGAGCTAGGGAAACTGATCAACTTGGAGAACCT AATCCTAAGTGACAATAATTTAACTGGTGAGTTGCCAAAGGAGCTAAATAATCTAACGAACTTGACAGAACT GCTAAGCAGCAATCGCTTCTCTGGAAACATACCAAGTTTTCTAAGTTGGACACAACTCCAAATGTT AGAGATGCAGGCCAGTGGTTTTGAAGGACCGATTCATTCTAGTATTTCGGTTTTGAAGAATTTAACTGAACT AAGAATCAGTGACTTGAATGGAGGAGCTTCGACGTTTCCATTGTTGAGAGACATGACAAGAATGAACAAATT GATGTTAAGGAGCTGCAATTTATCTGGGGAAATTCCGGGATACTTGAAAAATATGCCAGCTTTGAAAATATT GGATCTGAGTTTTAACAGCTTGACAGGAGAGATTCCAGATCTTGAAGGCCTCAACAACCTACAGAACAC GTATCTGACGCAAAACTTTCTTACGGGGTCGGTTCCTGAGTGGATGAAGAACAGAGACACGAGATA CCAGTTTGATCTCTCTTACAATAATTTCACGGAGACCTCTGTGCCCTCAACTTGTCGGGAAACTTT GAACTTGTTCAAAGGCTATAACGAAGGAAAAACTTT AGAGCTTGACAAATGCCTGAGAAGTTCTCCTTGTTCAAAGG ATTGGTACTCATTTCATGTTAACTGCGGTGGTGGAGGGATTAAGATTGGAGACACCTTTTTTGATGGAGATGAAGAATCGTCAGGTCCTGCGAAATTCGTCCACTCTGGAGAAAACTGGGGAGCGAGTAATACTGGAGACTTTTGGGGCCGTAATTCAAGCATGAGTGAATATGTAGCAAATAATATATCCACTCTCAGAGTAAATGACTCAGGACTGTACACGACTGCTCGCCTTTCTCCTATATCTCTCACTTATTATGGACGTTGCTTAGCAAATGGAAACTACACTGTTAAACTTCACTTTGCAGAGATAGTTTTCAGGGATAACCGTTCATTTCAAAGTTTGGGTAGACGGATGTTTGATGTGTATATTCAG GGTGAACAAAAACTGAAGGATTTTGATATAGAGAAAGAGGCAAATGGAGTTGACAAAACTGTCATACAAACATTTAAGACGACGGTAATAAATAAAACTCTGGAGATTAGATTTCATTATGCTGGGAAGGGATCAACAGCAGTACCAAATCGAGGAACTTATGGCCCTATGATATCTGCTATTTCTGTGAAATCCGGTAATTTCTATCATGTGAATTTTCCAGTACATAGAAGGAACTACAAGATTTCAGTATGTGTCATTCTGTATTCCTGTGATGTAGATTTCAAGCCCCCatctaataaaagaaaaaagatattAATCGGAACCGGAGCAGCTCTTCTGGCCTTATTTCTCATTCTCTTAGTTGCCCGTTTCTTTTGGTGGAAACACCGTAGCAACAAGATATCAAGGGAACAAG AGCTAAGAGGATTAGATCTGCGCACTGGTTTTTTTACTTTTAGGCAAATCAAAGCAGCCACCAACAACTTCAATTCTGAAAACAAAATTGGGGAAGGTGGTTTTGGATCTGTCTACAAG GGCACATTATTGGATGGTACAGTAATTGCTGTAAAGCAGCTTTCTTCCAAGTCAAAGCAAGGGAACCACGAATTTGTAAATGAAGTGGGGATAATATCTGGTTTACATCATCCAAATCTTGTGAAATTGTATGGATGCTGTATTGAAGGAAACCAATTACTACTAGTGTACGAATACATGGAGAACAACAGCCTCGCTCGTGCTCTATTTG GACCAGAAGAATGGCAGTTGGATATGAATTGGTTGACGAGGCGAAAAATATGCATTGGCATAGCAAAAGGCTTGGCATTTTTGCACGAAGAATCAACTTTGAAAGTTGTCCATAGAGATATCAAAGCAAACAATGTTCTTCTGGACAAAGATCTCAATCctaaaatttcagattttggaTTAGCCAAACTTGAAGAAGATGACAACACTCACATCATCACTAGAGTCGCTGGAACTAT TGGATACATGGCTCCTGAATATGCACTATGGGGTCATCTAACCTACAAAGCAGATGTATACAGTTTTGGTATTGTCACACTGGAACTTGTTGCTGGAATGAACAATACCAGATTTCGTCCCAGTGATGGTTACTTTTGTCTTCTCGACTGG GCTCTTGTTCTACAGAAAAGAGGAAAACTTATGGAGTTAGTGGATCCAAGATTGCTTCCAGACCTTGATGTGGAAGAAACAGAGAAGTTGATCAGGATTGCACTCTTATGCACTAGTCCGTCTCCAGCACTCAGGCCTACAATGTCTGAGGTAGTTAGCATGTTACAAGGTAACGTCAGCATTCAGGAGTTTAACATGGATCCATCCATTTATAGTAGTGAATTGAAGCTTAACGCACTTAGAGAAAAATACGAGTACAACGATTCAAGTGCAACTGTGACCCTTGTTCATTCAAATGTGACCGAAGAAAatggtagtgccagaaaatgtCCCTGA